In one window of Planctomycetota bacterium DNA:
- a CDS encoding DNA adenine methylase, which produces MSKPRRPISALLPWYGSKRTLAPLIVELLGEHRAYVEPFGGSMAVLLRKARVAAEVVNDLHGDLVNLARVMSDHGDRLRLFRRCRNVIMYDGVVDDAKADLTRLRGTEDRVGWAAAYYAMSWLGLNGFSGTDKEEGNVNTARRYTLLGGGSPTTRWRSAVNAIRTNGERLAGVDIRSEDALDLLEKLGDVAGQVIYVDPPYFAKGAKYRHDFAPEDHQRLAARLCRFEHSRVVVSYYADDRLQQLYPGWWSVDASTTKALHSQGRRDSTHAAVAPEVLLCNFEPHVAKPITKHASDCEAAEHSPESDCLFPAA; this is translated from the coding sequence ATGAGCAAGCCCCGCCGACCCATCAGCGCGCTACTCCCGTGGTACGGGAGCAAGCGCACACTCGCGCCGCTCATCGTCGAGTTGCTCGGTGAGCATCGCGCCTATGTCGAGCCGTTCGGTGGGTCGATGGCCGTGCTGCTCCGCAAGGCTCGCGTCGCCGCCGAGGTCGTGAACGACCTGCACGGGGATCTCGTGAACCTTGCCCGCGTGATGTCCGATCATGGTGATCGCTTGCGACTGTTCCGGCGGTGCCGCAACGTCATCATGTACGACGGCGTCGTCGACGACGCCAAGGCCGACCTCACCAGACTGCGCGGCACCGAGGATCGGGTCGGCTGGGCCGCCGCGTACTACGCGATGAGCTGGCTCGGGCTCAACGGATTCAGTGGCACCGACAAAGAAGAAGGCAACGTTAACACTGCCCGCCGGTACACGTTGCTCGGCGGGGGGTCACCGACAACGCGCTGGCGGTCGGCTGTCAACGCGATTCGCACGAACGGCGAGCGGCTGGCAGGCGTCGACATCCGCAGCGAGGACGCGCTCGATCTGCTCGAAAAGCTCGGAGACGTTGCCGGCCAAGTCATCTACGTCGACCCGCCGTACTTCGCCAAGGGAGCGAAGTACCGCCACGACTTTGCGCCCGAGGATCACCAGCGACTTGCCGCCCGGCTATGCCGGTTCGAGCACAGCCGCGTCGTGGTGAGCTACTACGCCGACGACCGGCTCCAGCAGTTGTACCCCGGTTGGTGGAGCGTCGATGCTTCGACGACCAAGGCGTTGCACAGCCAGGGCCGTCGGGACAGCACGCACGCCGCCGTTGCCCCGGAAGTGCTGCTCTGCAACTTCGAACCGCACGTTGCCAAACCCATCACGAAACACGCGAGCGACTGCGAAGCCGCAGAGCACTCGCCGGAATCCGACTGTCTGTTTCCCGCGGCATGA